The following nucleotide sequence is from Desulfovulcanus ferrireducens.
CAAATATGGTCGTCAGATTTCGGTTCAGGATTTTGAGCAGCTATTTCCAGCCAGCATCAATGGTATCAGACGCTATTTAAGCTCTCATTTGATCAAGGGCATTGGCCCGGTTATGGCTCAAAGACTCATTGACAAGTTTGGGGCCAGGGTTCTGGAGATTATTGATAAAGAACCAGAGCGTCTTCTAGAGGTTGAAGGGATTGGGCCAAAGAAAAAGGAGATGATTGTACGTTCCTGGGCCCAGCAACGTGAGATCAAGGCGTTGATGCTCTTTTTGCAAAGCCATGAGGTGGCTCCTACTTTTGCCACACGTATTTTCAAAAAATATGGCCAGGAGTCGGTCAAGAAGCTCAAAGAGAATCCTTATGATCTGGCTTATGATATCCAGGGCATAGGCTTTAAAACAGCCGATAAAATGGCCTTAAAACTTGGTTTTGCTCTTGATAGTGAACAGCGGCTTCAGGCCGCTATTTCCTATACTTTGTTTAAGTTAAGTGAACAGGGTCATCTGTTTTATCCGGAAGAAGAACTGGTCAAAAAAGTGCTGGATATCCTTGGGGATATTGACGGGAACTTGATCCTTAAAGCACTGGATGACCTTCTTGAGCGCAAACGTATTTTTAAAGAAGATCTTCCCCAACAAGGCGTAAAGCAGGCAGTATATCTGACCTATTTTTATCGTCTGGAAAAGGAGATTTCCTCCAGATTGTATCATCTTTATACTCACCCGGCAGCCATATCCGAAACCAAGGTTTCTCAAATATTACCCAAGATAGAGGCCAGAGAGCGCCTTACGCTGACCCCTGAACAGAGACAGGCCGTGTTGGGAGCGTGTACAAATAAAGTCTTTGTCATCACCGGTGGGCCAGGAACAGGCAAAACAACTATCACCAGGATGATTGTGCACATTTTTAATCAGTTGGGGCTTAAAGTTAAACTGGCCGCGCCTACTGGTCGGGCAGCAAAACGACTTTCCGAAGCAACAGGGGGAGAGGCCCGCACTATCCATCGGTTGTTAGGTGCAACACCCCAGGGGCAACTAGTGCACAATGAAGAAAACAAGCTGGCTGTTGATGTATTAATAGTGGATGAGGTATCCATGCTTGACGGACCACTTTGTTTGAATTTGCTTCGCGCCTTGCCACTGACCTGTCGGTTGGTTTTAATCGGTGACGTGCATCAGCTTCCTTCGGTCGGGCCGGGGAATATTTTGGCTGATATTCTAAGGAGCGAGGCCATCCCGGTTGTAAAGTTGACTACTATTTTTCGTCAGGCCATGGAAAGCATGATCGTGGTAAATGCTCACCGTATAAATGAGGGTAAGTTTCCGATAAAGTGTTCTAAGCCTGCGCCGGATGCAGATTTTTACTGGGTGGAGCAGGAG
It contains:
- the recD2 gene encoding SF1B family DNA helicase RecD2 is translated as MQEFKAEVINIVYNNPENGYTIARIRTSQYPGLVTICGYLGSIAPGEMLKIKGFWKEHPKYGRQISVQDFEQLFPASINGIRRYLSSHLIKGIGPVMAQRLIDKFGARVLEIIDKEPERLLEVEGIGPKKKEMIVRSWAQQREIKALMLFLQSHEVAPTFATRIFKKYGQESVKKLKENPYDLAYDIQGIGFKTADKMALKLGFALDSEQRLQAAISYTLFKLSEQGHLFYPEEELVKKVLDILGDIDGNLILKALDDLLERKRIFKEDLPQQGVKQAVYLTYFYRLEKEISSRLYHLYTHPAAISETKVSQILPKIEARERLTLTPEQRQAVLGACTNKVFVITGGPGTGKTTITRMIVHIFNQLGLKVKLAAPTGRAAKRLSEATGGEARTIHRLLGATPQGQLVHNEENKLAVDVLIVDEVSMLDGPLCLNLLRALPLTCRLVLIGDVHQLPSVGPGNILADILRSEAIPVVKLTTIFRQAMESMIVVNAHRINEGKFPIKCSKPAPDADFYWVEQEDLVRVQELIIRMVCERMPEVYGLNPLRDVQVLTPMHKGDVGTNELNKLLQARLNPQSQELKRGQRIFRVGDRVMQIRNNYEKEVFNGDLGWIKEIDLEEGQVVVDYEDHLVKYYFDELDELTLAYAVSVHKSQGSEYPAIIMPVVTQHFMLLQRNLIYTGLTRARRLAILIGTKKALAIALRNINAGKRYTHLQFRLQEVFNSLSVRDYS